One stretch of Ooceraea biroi isolate clonal line C1 chromosome 4, Obir_v5.4, whole genome shotgun sequence DNA includes these proteins:
- the LOC105285610 gene encoding telomerase Cajal body protein 1-like, producing the protein MISGGTDGNITVWELPDVTEYGENLNPKYKIKLSEDCINGTSLHKTLPIAATSSGQRGIETEHRDDSVKLWGAL; encoded by the coding sequence TGATGGAAATATTACTGTATGGGAACTGCCAGACGTCACGGAATATGGTGAAAATTTGAACCCAAAgtacaagataaaattatctgAGGATTGTATAAATGGAACGAGCTTGCACAAAACTTTACCGATAGCAGCAACCAGTTCCGGACAACGTGGTATTGAGACCGAGCACAGAGACGACAGCGTAAAATTATGGGGGGCCCTTTGA